A genome region from Proteus vulgaris includes the following:
- a CDS encoding DEAD/DEAH box helicase: MAFTLRPYQLDAVNATISYFRQHNTPAVIVLPTGAGKSLVIAELAKRARGRVLVLAHVKELVEQNHSKYEAYGLSADIFAAGLQQKESSRKVVFGSVQSVARNLSQFSDTFSLLIIDECHRISLSEDSQYQQVIKQLQSINPQLRILGLTATPYRLPTGWIYQYHYHGMIRGDENCFFRDCIYELPLRYMISNHFLVPPTRLDMPILQYDFSQVRASQNGIFNEEDLNREIKRQKRITPHIVAQIVEYAKNCRGVMIFAATVEHAKEILSLLPQDEAALVSADTPSYERDDLISRFKQQKLRYMVNVAVLTTGFDAPHVDLIAILRPTESVSLYQQIVGRGLRLFAGKTECLILDYAGNPHDLYLPEVGTKKPNPNSQPVQVFCPICQFANTFWGIVDTDGDIIEHYGRRCQGWELNKKGQKQQCEFRFRFKLCPHCNEENDIAARRCIHCDEILVDPDDMLKAALKLKGALVLRCGGMQFKSGNDVKGEWLEINYYDEEGTSVSERFRLTTPAQRKVFEVKFLREHQRAPGVPFVWHNANDIIKQFDLLRHPDFIVAHKGKKENFWKIRNKIFDYAGRYRKANTLY, from the coding sequence ATGGCTTTTACACTCAGACCTTATCAACTTGACGCAGTTAATGCGACAATCTCTTATTTTCGCCAACACAATACACCTGCGGTAATTGTATTACCTACTGGCGCAGGAAAAAGTTTAGTCATTGCAGAACTCGCTAAAAGAGCGCGCGGACGTGTATTGGTGCTAGCACACGTAAAAGAATTAGTAGAACAGAACCATAGCAAATATGAGGCCTATGGTCTATCTGCGGATATTTTTGCGGCGGGATTGCAACAAAAAGAGAGTAGCAGAAAAGTTGTTTTTGGTAGTGTGCAATCTGTTGCCCGTAATTTATCGCAGTTTAGTGATACTTTTTCTCTTCTTATTATTGATGAATGCCATCGCATTAGTTTGTCTGAAGATAGCCAATATCAGCAAGTCATTAAGCAATTGCAATCCATTAATCCCCAATTACGGATCTTAGGATTAACGGCAACACCTTATCGTTTACCGACGGGTTGGATTTATCAATATCATTATCACGGTATGATCAGAGGCGATGAAAACTGCTTTTTCCGTGATTGTATCTATGAATTACCTTTGCGCTATATGATAAGCAATCATTTTTTAGTTCCGCCAACTCGTCTAGATATGCCTATATTGCAATATGATTTTAGCCAAGTCAGAGCAAGTCAAAATGGAATATTTAATGAAGAAGATCTAAACCGTGAAATAAAAAGGCAAAAACGTATTACACCTCATATTGTTGCTCAAATTGTTGAATATGCAAAAAATTGCCGAGGTGTAATGATATTTGCGGCAACGGTTGAACATGCAAAAGAGATCCTTTCTCTTTTACCACAAGATGAAGCGGCATTAGTCAGTGCGGATACACCATCTTATGAACGTGATGATCTTATTTCCCGTTTTAAGCAACAAAAATTACGTTATATGGTTAATGTTGCCGTACTAACAACCGGTTTTGATGCACCTCATGTCGATTTAATTGCTATCTTACGCCCTACTGAATCTGTGAGTTTATACCAACAAATTGTAGGACGAGGATTAAGATTATTTGCAGGAAAAACAGAATGTCTCATTTTAGATTATGCTGGTAATCCTCATGATCTCTATCTACCCGAAGTCGGTACTAAAAAACCCAATCCAAATAGTCAGCCTGTACAAGTTTTTTGCCCAATTTGCCAATTTGCCAATACCTTTTGGGGTATTGTAGATACTGATGGAGACATCATTGAACACTATGGCCGCCGTTGCCAAGGCTGGGAACTCAATAAAAAAGGGCAAAAACAACAATGTGAATTTCGATTCCGCTTTAAGTTATGCCCCCACTGTAATGAAGAAAATGATATTGCAGCACGTCGCTGTATTCATTGTGATGAGATCTTAGTTGATCCTGATGATATGCTCAAAGCGGCATTAAAACTCAAAGGGGCATTAGTTCTGCGTTGTGGTGGGATGCAATTTAAATCAGGAAATGATGTTAAAGGTGAATGGTTAGAAATTAATTATTACGATGAAGAAGGCACTTCTGTCTCTGAACGTTTTCGACTAACAACACCAGCTCAACGAAAAGTCTTTGAAGTAAAATTTTTACGTGAACATCAACGCGCACCGGGCGTTCCTTTCGTTTGGCATAATGCCAACGACATCATTAAACAGTTCGATTTGTTGCGTCATCCTGACTTTATTGTGGCTCATAAAGGTAAAAAAGAGAACTTCTGGAAAATAAGAAATAAGATTTTTGACTATGCCGGTCGCTACCGAAAAGCAAATACCCTGTATTAA
- the yejK gene encoding nucleoid-associated protein YejK — translation MSLDINQLVLHQLIKRDEQTLEVVLRDSLLEIEPVVQEMVEELHRVYSAKSKAYGLFNEESELAEALRLQRKGEENFLGFSRAATVRLKDELAKYPFAEGGTVLFCHYRYLAVDYLLIAVLSSCNSMWVNDSLDVSSTRYLDIPHADIIARIDLTEWETAPDSLRYLTFLKGRVGRKVSDFFMDFLGAQEGLNAKIQNKGLLQAVDDFCEASEMGKQERQTCREQVYSYCNEQLQSGEEIALTELAAELPSLGDQNFAQFTEEKGYELAETFPADRSTLRQLMKYSGSGGGLTVNFDAKLLGERIFWDPATDTLTIKGTPPNLRDQLQRRASEK, via the coding sequence ATGAGTCTAGATATTAACCAATTAGTTTTGCATCAACTTATTAAGCGAGATGAGCAGACATTAGAAGTTGTGCTACGTGATTCACTCTTAGAAATTGAACCGGTTGTTCAGGAGATGGTTGAAGAGTTGCATCGCGTATATAGTGCAAAAAGTAAAGCTTATGGTCTGTTTAATGAAGAAAGCGAATTAGCAGAAGCGTTACGTTTACAACGTAAAGGTGAAGAGAACTTTTTAGGGTTTTCACGAGCTGCAACTGTGAGACTAAAAGATGAATTGGCAAAATATCCTTTTGCAGAAGGTGGTACGGTTCTATTCTGTCACTATCGCTATTTAGCTGTGGATTACCTTTTAATTGCTGTATTGAGTAGTTGTAACAGTATGTGGGTAAATGACAGCCTTGATGTATCATCGACACGCTATTTAGATATTCCTCATGCAGACATTATTGCTCGTATTGATTTAACTGAGTGGGAAACGGCGCCTGATTCTTTACGTTATTTAACGTTTTTAAAAGGTCGTGTTGGACGTAAGGTCTCTGATTTCTTTATGGATTTTTTAGGTGCTCAAGAAGGTTTAAACGCTAAAATTCAAAATAAAGGTCTCTTACAAGCGGTTGACGATTTTTGTGAAGCATCAGAAATGGGCAAGCAAGAGCGTCAAACTTGTCGTGAGCAAGTATATAGCTACTGTAACGAGCAATTACAATCGGGCGAAGAAATTGCCTTAACAGAGCTTGCTGCAGAATTACCGTCTTTGGGTGATCAAAACTTTGCTCAATTTACGGAAGAGAAGGGTTATGAATTAGCTGAAACATTCCCAGCAGATCGCAGCACGTTGCGTCAACTGATGAAGTACTCAGGAAGTGGTGGTGGATTAACCGTGAATTTTGATGCGAAATTATTAGGAGAGAGAATATTCTGGGATCCAGCAACAGATACGCTCACGATTAAAGGTACTCCGCCTAATTTACGTGATCAGTTACAACGTAGAGCATCAGAAAAATAA
- a CDS encoding Bcr/CflA family multidrug efflux MFS transporter: MQQQRSSYLSLILILGLISMLMPLAIDMYLPSLPTIAQDFGVPSGKVQMTLSIYIFGFAIGQLVYGPMADSLGRKPVILGGVIVFAFASSACALSESIDVLIGMRFLHGFAAAAASVVINALMRDMFSRDDFSRSMSFVALVMTIAPLLAPLLGAWVMNWFSWHAIFWSIAIAAVIASALIAFYIPETLPKERRQRFSLRVTFSQFISLFRTRRVLCYILASGFSFAGMFSFLSAGPFVYIELHGIPFDQFGLYFGFNIIFLIVMTSINGRYVRRFGALNMLRLGLTIQCFMGLFLLLVVALNLHFYFLVVGVAMYVGGIAMITSNAMAVILDDYPHMAGTVSSLAGTVRFGVGALVGTAIALLPAKSEWPMVSSMAFCVLFAMGFILLARRYK; the protein is encoded by the coding sequence GTGCAACAGCAACGTTCGTCGTACCTTAGTCTCATTTTAATACTGGGACTTATTTCCATGCTTATGCCATTGGCTATAGATATGTATTTGCCAAGTTTACCCACGATTGCGCAAGATTTTGGTGTGCCTAGTGGCAAAGTGCAAATGACATTAAGTATCTATATTTTTGGTTTTGCTATTGGGCAATTAGTTTATGGTCCTATGGCTGATAGCTTGGGTCGTAAGCCTGTCATTTTGGGCGGCGTAATTGTTTTTGCTTTTGCCTCTAGTGCATGTGCATTATCTGAATCAATAGATGTGCTAATTGGAATGCGTTTTTTACATGGTTTTGCTGCAGCTGCGGCAAGTGTTGTTATTAATGCATTGATGCGAGATATGTTTTCTAGAGATGACTTCTCTAGAAGTATGTCTTTTGTTGCGCTTGTTATGACGATTGCACCTTTATTAGCGCCACTATTAGGTGCTTGGGTAATGAATTGGTTTTCATGGCATGCTATTTTCTGGAGTATCGCGATAGCTGCAGTAATTGCATCTGCATTAATTGCTTTTTATATTCCAGAAACGTTACCCAAAGAGCGTCGGCAACGCTTTAGTTTAAGAGTGACATTTAGCCAATTTATTAGTCTGTTTAGAACACGTCGTGTCCTTTGCTATATTTTGGCTTCAGGTTTTTCTTTTGCGGGAATGTTTTCATTCCTTAGCGCTGGCCCTTTTGTCTACATCGAACTACATGGTATTCCATTTGATCAATTTGGATTATATTTTGGTTTTAATATCATATTCTTAATTGTGATGACAAGCATTAATGGGCGATATGTTCGTCGATTTGGTGCGTTGAATATGTTACGCCTAGGATTAACGATCCAGTGTTTTATGGGGCTCTTTTTATTGCTGGTGGTCGCGCTTAATCTACATTTCTATTTCCTTGTTGTGGGCGTAGCAATGTATGTGGGAGGGATCGCGATGATCACATCGAATGCGATGGCTGTTATTCTTGATGATTATCCTCATATGGCAGGGACGGTTTCTTCTCTCGCGGGAACCGTGCGTTTTGGTGTTGGTGCGTTAGTTGGAACGGCTATTGCTCTACTACCTGCAAAATCAGAATGGCCAATGGTGAGTTCTATGGCATTCTGTGTACTGTTTGCTATGGGATTTATTTTGCTTGCTCGTCGTTATAAATAA
- the rplY gene encoding 50S ribosomal protein L25: MLTINATVRKEQGKGASRRLRVANRFPAIVYGGNEEPIAIDLDHNEVINQEHKSEFYSDFVNLVIDGKETKVKVKAVQRHEYKPKITHIDFLRA; encoded by the coding sequence ATGTTAACTATTAATGCAACTGTACGTAAAGAGCAGGGTAAGGGTGCGAGCCGCCGCCTGCGTGTGGCTAACCGTTTTCCTGCTATCGTTTATGGCGGAAATGAAGAGCCAATCGCTATCGATTTAGATCACAACGAAGTTATCAACCAAGAACACAAATCAGAATTCTATTCAGATTTCGTAAACCTGGTTATCGATGGCAAAGAAACTAAAGTTAAAGTTAAAGCAGTGCAACGTCACGAGTATAAGCCAAAAATTACTCACATCGACTTCCTGCGCGCTTAA
- a CDS encoding DNA polymerase III subunit theta, translating into MKNLAELTQEKKDKINVDLAASGVAYKERLNMPVVASEVERQQPTHLREHFNERLAFYRERSKKLPDGNSVQYLKTE; encoded by the coding sequence ATGAAAAATCTTGCTGAACTAACTCAAGAAAAAAAAGACAAGATTAATGTCGATTTGGCAGCAAGTGGTGTCGCATATAAAGAACGCCTCAATATGCCAGTTGTTGCCTCAGAAGTTGAACGACAACAACCAACACATTTACGCGAGCACTTTAATGAACGACTAGCGTTTTATCGCGAGAGAAGTAAGAAGTTGCCGGATGGAAATTCAGTACAGTATTTGAAAACAGAGTGA
- a CDS encoding phage holin family protein: MGWYRIDHSLCVEISELLSAKSMAGLSSIASNLFLCALVIAAKGNVMQVFKKVKQ; this comes from the coding sequence ATGGGTTGGTACCGTATTGATCATTCTTTGTGTGTGGAAATATCTGAGCTTTTATCGGCTAAATCTATGGCAGGGTTATCGAGTATAGCGAGCAATTTATTTTTATGTGCATTAGTGATTGCCGCTAAAGGTAATGTGATGCAGGTATTTAAGAAGGTAAAACAATGA
- a CDS encoding YejG family protein has translation MDNVQLSVVHKLPLSYRWLAGFAGTRVEILPENDAGKQNTLIGLKLLSHDGMTLDEAIQNLRQYLSNLHIDSVVIEWDGTPCLFLHSDDECAALCCLKNAGVAIAEPFPTAYSYL, from the coding sequence GTGGATAATGTACAACTTTCGGTAGTTCACAAGCTGCCGCTGAGTTATCGGTGGCTAGCGGGCTTTGCGGGCACAAGAGTAGAAATACTGCCTGAAAATGATGCTGGAAAGCAAAATACGTTGATTGGCTTAAAACTATTAAGTCATGATGGTATGACACTGGATGAAGCAATACAGAATTTGCGTCAGTATCTGAGTAATCTCCATATTGATAGCGTTGTGATTGAATGGGATGGTACGCCTTGTCTTTTCCTTCATAGCGATGATGAATGTGCTGCATTATGTTGCTTAAAAAACGCGGGTGTCGCTATTGCGGAGCCATTTCCAACGGCATATTCTTATTTATAA
- the yejM gene encoding LPS biosynthesis-modulating metalloenzyme YejM yields MVTRPQSYREKVSQMISWGHWFALFNIILSLLLGSRYLFISDWPATFAGRFYAIVSWMGHFSFIVFAIYILILFPLTFIAISQRLLRVISCALASAGLTILIFDIAVYQQFQLHLTQLVWDLVINPDEGEMAREWQLIFIGIPIIFLIEMLFATWSWQKLRSLNRQRWGKPLAGVFITCFILSHSMSIWADANFYRPITMQRANLPLSYPMTARKFLERHGFINQSEYEQRVISEGNPAAQGITYPLAPLIYAKDTYSYNLLVVVIDGLGNEEVSELPSLQKFAQDNLYFSRHYSSGINNDTALFGLFYGISPSYLDSVLSSRKNSALFDALSYRNYQLAMFSTNGFQTPLFKQAVLSDFSLPTSRSGDNNATIDSWDRWLVQNSQIAPWFSFLQINGHTNNASQRTTLNDQLETIFKTLQETKVLDNTVVVVTSSYHQDNNKKQVNQWLSNKTTFNLSQSQVPLIIHWPNMTPQVIERMTSHQDIMTTLMQHVLHVISPADNYSQGEDLFASTRNHPWIFTGDDEAFVVFLPDNTLLIDKHGRYALFDKSGQEISSAKPDLKLLLQVLAEQKRFIER; encoded by the coding sequence ATGGTAACGAGACCTCAGTCCTATCGTGAAAAAGTATCCCAAATGATCAGTTGGGGTCACTGGTTTGCGCTATTTAATATTATTCTAAGCTTACTGCTTGGGAGCCGTTACCTGTTTATTTCTGATTGGCCTGCAACTTTTGCTGGTCGTTTTTACGCTATTGTGAGTTGGATGGGACATTTTAGTTTTATTGTCTTTGCTATCTATATACTCATCCTTTTTCCCCTCACCTTTATAGCAATTTCTCAACGGCTACTTAGAGTTATCTCCTGCGCCCTTGCCAGTGCTGGATTAACTATCCTTATTTTTGATATCGCCGTTTACCAGCAATTTCAGCTCCATTTGACTCAACTTGTTTGGGATCTTGTAATTAATCCAGATGAAGGCGAAATGGCACGTGAATGGCAACTTATCTTTATTGGCATTCCCATCATCTTTCTTATTGAAATGCTTTTTGCAACATGGAGCTGGCAAAAATTACGCAGCTTAAATCGCCAGCGTTGGGGTAAACCATTAGCTGGTGTCTTTATTACTTGCTTTATATTATCTCACTCTATGTCTATTTGGGCTGATGCTAACTTCTACCGCCCAATCACCATGCAACGTGCTAATTTACCATTATCGTATCCAATGACAGCACGTAAATTCCTTGAGCGCCATGGCTTTATTAATCAATCAGAATATGAGCAACGCGTTATCAGTGAAGGTAACCCAGCAGCACAAGGTATCACCTATCCTCTTGCTCCATTAATCTATGCCAAGGATACCTATTCTTATAACTTGCTGGTGGTTGTCATTGATGGGTTAGGTAACGAAGAAGTGTCTGAACTACCAAGTCTGCAAAAATTTGCACAAGATAATCTTTATTTCTCAAGGCATTATTCATCAGGTATTAATAATGATACAGCATTATTTGGCTTATTTTATGGTATTTCACCGTCTTATTTAGACAGTGTATTAAGTAGCAGAAAAAACTCTGCACTTTTCGATGCGTTAAGTTATCGAAACTACCAATTAGCCATGTTTTCCACTAATGGTTTTCAAACACCATTGTTTAAACAAGCTGTGCTATCCGATTTCTCACTCCCAACATCACGTAGTGGTGATAACAATGCCACAATTGATAGTTGGGATCGTTGGTTGGTCCAAAACAGCCAAATAGCTCCTTGGTTCTCTTTCTTACAAATTAATGGTCATACCAATAATGCATCGCAACGCACCACATTAAATGACCAATTAGAGACAATATTTAAGACATTACAAGAAACCAAAGTGCTCGATAATACGGTTGTGGTTGTCACTTCTAGCTATCATCAAGACAATAATAAGAAGCAAGTTAATCAGTGGCTTTCAAATAAGACCACCTTTAATTTAAGCCAGTCACAAGTACCATTGATAATACATTGGCCAAATATGACGCCACAGGTTATTGAGCGAATGACAAGCCATCAAGATATTATGACAACCTTGATGCAGCATGTTTTACATGTCATTAGTCCAGCAGATAACTATTCACAAGGTGAAGATTTATTCGCAAGCACCCGTAATCATCCATGGATTTTTACAGGTGATGACGAGGCATTTGTCGTCTTTTTACCCGATAATACCTTATTGATAGATAAGCATGGTCGGTACGCTTTATTTGATAAATCAGGGCAAGAGATTAGCTCAGCAAAACCGGATTTAAAATTATTGCTGCAAGTTCTGGCTGAGCAAAAGCGTTTCATTGAACGCTAG
- the rsuA gene encoding 16S rRNA pseudouridine(516) synthase RsuA, whose product MRLDKFLSQQLGISRSLILRELRAGLVTIDGEIVKSGSTKIAPEQEVAYDGNVLTQILGPRYFMLNKPIGYVCSTDDPVNPTILYFIDEPLAHKLHAAGRLDIDTTGLVLLTDNGQWSHRITAPKHHCEKTYRVTLEEPIGESVAEQFQKGVQLNGEKNLTKPAMLEIITPTEVKLTISEGKYHQVKRMFAAVGNHVSALHRERIGDITLDETLAEGEYRPLTEEEINSIHLPQ is encoded by the coding sequence ATGCGATTAGATAAATTTTTATCCCAGCAATTGGGTATTAGCCGTAGCTTGATCCTTCGTGAATTAAGAGCAGGGCTTGTAACAATTGATGGCGAAATAGTGAAAAGCGGCTCAACCAAAATTGCACCAGAGCAAGAAGTCGCGTATGACGGCAATGTCTTAACTCAAATTTTGGGGCCTCGTTACTTTATGTTGAATAAGCCAATCGGCTATGTCTGTTCAACTGACGATCCTGTTAATCCAACAATTCTCTATTTTATTGATGAACCTTTGGCACATAAGTTACATGCTGCTGGGCGTTTAGATATTGATACAACAGGGCTTGTTTTATTAACGGATAATGGTCAATGGTCACATCGTATTACGGCACCTAAACATCATTGTGAGAAAACCTATCGAGTTACGTTAGAAGAGCCGATTGGAGAGTCTGTTGCCGAACAATTTCAAAAAGGTGTTCAACTCAATGGTGAAAAAAATCTAACAAAACCCGCTATGTTAGAAATTATTACCCCCACAGAAGTCAAACTTACTATTAGTGAAGGCAAATATCACCAAGTAAAACGTATGTTTGCCGCTGTGGGTAATCATGTCAGTGCATTACATCGTGAGCGTATTGGGGATATCACATTAGATGAGACTTTAGCTGAGGGCGAATATCGTCCATTAACAGAAGAAGAGATCAACAGCATTCACCTACCTCAATAA
- a CDS encoding phosphatase PAP2 family protein: protein MKLSNFHQKALAIFLLNLAGLIIFFSWYLPAQHGYWLSIDSHIFYFFNQHILPDTFFASFVAYTNNRKFDLVILLAMGALYYNTFRKKDYMGKRHLIIVGLVMVISAVLINQIGQNIPIERASPTLYFQDAHRVGDVTGIPTKDASGDSFPGDHGLMLLIFCSFILRYLSFRSFLCALIITVVFSLPRIMAGAHWASDVLVGSISLTLITTSWLLITPLSDIIVRQLEKYLPFKK from the coding sequence ATGAAACTTTCTAATTTTCACCAAAAAGCACTGGCTATTTTTTTACTCAATCTTGCAGGTCTAATTATTTTTTTCTCTTGGTATCTTCCAGCACAACATGGATATTGGCTATCAATTGACAGCCATATTTTTTATTTTTTTAATCAGCATATTTTACCTGATACTTTTTTTGCCTCTTTTGTGGCTTATACCAATAATAGAAAGTTCGATTTGGTCATTTTGCTCGCGATGGGCGCACTTTATTACAATACATTCCGTAAAAAAGATTATATGGGTAAACGCCATCTTATAATTGTAGGATTAGTGATGGTAATAAGTGCGGTACTTATTAATCAAATTGGACAAAATATTCCCATTGAAAGAGCAAGCCCGACACTTTATTTTCAAGATGCGCATAGAGTCGGTGATGTAACAGGTATCCCCACAAAAGATGCCTCAGGTGATAGCTTCCCTGGCGATCATGGTTTAATGCTACTCATCTTTTGTAGCTTTATATTACGTTACCTCTCGTTTCGTTCGTTTTTATGTGCTCTTATTATTACGGTTGTATTTTCCTTACCAAGGATTATGGCTGGCGCTCACTGGGCATCAGATGTATTAGTAGGTTCTATTTCTTTAACTTTAATCACCACGAGTTGGTTATTAATCACACCATTATCAGATATTATTGTCAGACAATTAGAAAAATATCTTCCTTTTAAAAAATAA
- the mepS gene encoding bifunctional murein DD-endopeptidase/murein LD-carboxypeptidase: MRTKPYMRMLKLIPAFIVVATLSACSSQNANSRLANSSTTPLNTSSSTSISQASQDEFESLVKNLDIKSKILDQYADWKGVAYRLGGDTKKGIDCSAFVQRTFLDQFGVELPRSTSDQQFSGTQVNKSKLQAGDLVLFKTGRTMRHVGIYIGNDKFVHASTSNGVTVSEMSNTYWNKRFYAARRVIDKNDTTLVENNLSKNVLR, translated from the coding sequence ATGAGAACAAAACCGTATATGAGAATGCTTAAGCTCATACCGGCGTTCATTGTTGTAGCTACGCTATCAGCATGTAGCTCACAGAACGCAAATTCACGCTTAGCGAATTCAAGCACTACCCCACTTAATACATCATCAAGCACATCTATTTCCCAAGCATCACAAGATGAATTTGAATCATTGGTGAAGAATCTCGATATAAAATCTAAGATACTTGACCAATATGCAGACTGGAAAGGTGTCGCTTATCGTCTAGGCGGAGATACTAAAAAAGGCATCGATTGTTCAGCCTTTGTACAAAGAACCTTTCTTGACCAATTCGGTGTAGAACTCCCTCGCTCAACCTCAGATCAACAGTTCTCTGGTACTCAGGTTAATAAATCAAAATTACAAGCAGGTGATCTCGTTCTGTTTAAAACAGGACGTACTATGCGCCATGTTGGAATTTACATCGGTAATGATAAATTTGTACATGCATCCACCAGCAATGGTGTAACCGTGTCAGAAATGTCTAATACCTACTGGAATAAACGTTTTTATGCAGCAAGACGCGTTATTGATAAAAATGACACAACACTTGTTGAAAACAACCTTTCGAAAAATGTATTAAGATAA
- the yeiP gene encoding elongation factor P-like protein YeiP has translation MAKANEIKRGMAVNYNNKLLLVKDIDIQAPSARGASTLYKMRFTDIRTGQKVEERFKGDDMIDTISLTRRAVSFSYIDGDEYIFMDNEDYTPYTFKKDQIEDELLFIPEEGLAGMQVLTMEGQVLALELPQTVDMEIVETVPGIKGASASARTKPATLPTGLVIQVPEYLSTGDKIRIHIAERRYMGRAD, from the coding sequence ATGGCAAAAGCCAATGAAATTAAACGTGGTATGGCTGTTAATTATAACAATAAGTTATTACTGGTAAAAGATATCGATATCCAAGCACCAAGTGCTCGTGGAGCAAGTACCCTGTACAAAATGCGTTTTACTGATATCCGTACAGGCCAGAAAGTAGAAGAGCGTTTTAAAGGCGATGATATGATTGATACCATCAGCTTAACGCGTCGTGCTGTTAGCTTTTCTTACATTGATGGTGATGAATATATCTTTATGGATAATGAAGATTACACACCCTATACCTTCAAAAAAGATCAAATTGAAGATGAATTGCTGTTTATTCCTGAAGAAGGCTTAGCGGGCATGCAAGTATTAACAATGGAGGGGCAAGTTTTAGCATTAGAGCTGCCACAAACTGTTGATATGGAAATTGTTGAAACTGTTCCAGGTATTAAAGGTGCTTCTGCAAGTGCTCGTACTAAACCAGCAACATTGCCAACAGGGTTAGTTATTCAGGTTCCTGAATACCTTTCTACTGGCGATAAAATTCGTATTCATATTGCCGAACGTCGCTATATGGGGCGAGCTGACTAA
- a CDS encoding YejL family protein yields the protein MPQKSRYSDEQVEQLLAELVSVLEKHHTPTDLSLMVLGNMVTNLINTSIAPAQRMLIADSFVHALRASIDEGNIH from the coding sequence ATGCCACAAAAATCCCGTTATAGTGATGAACAAGTTGAGCAATTACTTGCAGAACTTGTCAGCGTTCTTGAAAAACATCATACTCCTACAGATCTTTCTTTGATGGTGTTGGGGAACATGGTGACAAACTTAATTAATACAAGTATTGCCCCTGCTCAACGGATGCTGATTGCTGATTCTTTTGTTCACGCATTACGTGCTTCAATTGATGAAGGCAATATTCACTAA